In Neospora caninum Liverpool complete genome, chromosome Ib, one DNA window encodes the following:
- a CDS encoding srs domain-containing protein: MAVCLGGVLLISGREVFGSGQSGGSLRRNLASQAAGPQTQTDVTTGVATCNVTSGGVGAPATATLTFSQGSLTGTLQCLGETNKAVPENLQTVCDGYTATATLLEADTSSCQIGSHKLGNKVTLGSILGTTPEVKWTRIGEEEHNSQVWRLQLAETDLPLADKTFFVGCQKGASTDPSCKVTVNVNARPSAVDDTNVVTCAYGKDSNQKAVEVEMSQDKNTLTIDCGKDGSMQPAEFTSQYCSPEGDTLEECSKANYSDILPTFETSWWTEAENDSSPAVLTIPKADFPGEDQRLLLGCAPKTTAAQNATKGSSQSESVKTSCRVVVTVKAASSASSASFTSQTVAATAGATVLPALLAGSF, translated from the coding sequence ATGGCCGTTTGCTTAGGAGGAGTTTTGTTGATTTCAGGCCGGGAAGTCTTCGGAAGCGGGCAGAGTGGAGGCAGCCTTCGTCGGAATTTGGCGTCACAGGCAGCTGGCCCCCAGACTCAAACAGATGTCACGACTGGAGTTGCAACTTGTAATGTTACGAGCGGAGGCGTGGGCGCACCAGCTACCGCGACATTGACTTTCTCGCAGGGTTCCCTCACAGGTACCTTACAGTGTTTGGGTGAGACAAACAAAGCAGTGCCCGAAAATCTTCAGACCGTCTGCGATGGATATACTGCCACCGCGACGCTACTAGAAGCGGATACCTCTAGCTGCCAGATTGGCTCTCATAAATTGGGCAACAAGGTGACGCTGGGCAGCATCCTCGGAACAACTCCCGAGGTGAAGTGGACTCGAAtaggggaagaggagcatAACAGCCAAGTGTGGAGACTCCAGCTAGCAGAAACAGACCTTCCCCTGGCAGACAAAACATTTTTCGTGGGCTGTCAAAAAGGGGCGTCAACCGACCCGTCATGTAAAGTGACCGTGAACGTGAATGCCCGACCCTCGGCGGTTGACGACACCAACGTTGTCACCTGCGCATACGGCAAAGACAGCAACCAGAAAGCCGTGGAAGTGGAGATGTCACAAGACAAAAACACTCTCACCATTGACTGTGGGAAGGACGGATCTATGCAGCCTGCTGAATTCACATCTCAGTACTGCTCCCCCGAGGGAGACACGTTGGAGGAATGCTCCAAGGCGAACTACTCTGATATTCTTCCCACTTTTGAAACCAGCTGGTGGACCGAAGCGGAGAACGACAGTTCCCCGGCTGTGTTGACCATCCCGAAGGCCGACTTCCCAGGTGAAGACCAGCGCCTCCTTCTAGGGTGCGCTCCCAAAACAACAGCTGCGCAAAATGCTACAAAGGGATCCAGTCAGTCTGAGTCGGTGAAAACATCCTGTCGGGTTGTTGTTACTGTCAAGGCGGCGAGCTCGGCCTCGTCTGCATCATTCACCTCGCAAACTGTAGCTGCGACCGCTGGAGCAACTGTTCTACCAGCGCTGTTGGCTGGTTCGTTCTAA
- a CDS encoding SAG1-related sequence 2, related — MARASRMKQYHGELRSKVRKLMAVCLGGVLLISGGGAVAGEPFEGLLRRSLTSGRDGNRDGTAATNSVATCQGKNGSATAPTPATLTLSKSSLTAEVKCLDETNTPAPKGLDNVCVAKTTEDIVEDSVSNDCKFGSDTGRTVTLETLLGANQKIQWTEKNISDSDTGTGTARMLKLNEADLPRTDKTFFVGCKKQAGADANPSCKVTVNVNARPSSVDDKNVVTCAYGEDSNQKAVEVEMSQDKNTLTIDCGKDGSMQPAEFTSQYCSPEGDTLEECSKANYSDILPTFETSWWTEAENDSSPAVLTIPKADFPGEDQRLLLGCAPKSTAAETPGKASGPSGSATTATSCRVVVTVKAASSASSASFTSQTVAATAGATVLPALLAGSF; from the coding sequence ATGGCAAGAGCAAGCAGAATGAAGCAATATCATGGAGAGCTCAGATCCAAGGTCCGGAAGTTGATGGCGGTTTGCTTGGGTGGAGTTTTGCTAATTTCAGGTGGCGGAGCTGTCGCTGGTGAGCCGTTCGAGGGCCTTCTGCGTCGGTCTTTAACTTCGGGGAGAGATGGAAACCGGGACGGAACAGCCGCTACCAATTCCGTCGCAACGTGTCAGGGAAAAAATGGAAGCGCAACTGCCCCAACTCCTGCTACGTTGACGCTATCAAAGAGTTCCCTCACCGCTGAGGTAAAGTGCTTAGATGAAACAAACACACCCGCACCGAAGGGGCTGGACAATGTCTGTGTCGCCAAAACGACGGAGGATATTGTGGAAGATAGTGTTTCCAATGACTGCAAGTTTGGTTCGGACACAGGGCGGACGGTGACGCTGGAAACGCTCCTCGGGGCAAACCAAAAGATACAGtggacagaaaaaaacataTCGGACAGTGACACAGGCACCGGGACCGCACGGATGCTCAAGCTAAACGAGGCAGACCTCCCTCGAACCGACAAGACATTCTTCGTTGGCTGCAAAAAACAAGCAGGTGCCGACGCCAACCCGTCGTGCAAAGTGACAGTGAACGTGAATGCCCGACCCTCGTCGGTTGACGACAAAAACGTTGTCACCTGCGCATACGGCGAGGACAGCAACCAGAAAGCCGTGGAAGTGGAGATGTCACAAGACAAAAACACTCTCACCATTGACTGTGGGAAGGACGGATCGATGCAGCCTGCTGAATTCACATCTCAGTACTGCTCCCCCGAGGGAGACACGTTGGAGGAATGCTCCAAGGCGAACTACTCTGATATTCTTCCCACTTTTGAAACCAGCTGGTGGACCGAAGCGGAGAACGACAGTTCCCCGGCTGTGTTGACCATCCCGAAGGCCGACTTCCCAGGTGAAGACCAGCGCCTCCTTCTAGGCTGTGCTCCTAAATCAACAGCTGCGGAAACGCCAGGCAAGGCATCCGGCCCGTCCGGTTCCGCGACAACCGCAACATCCTGTCGGGTTGTTGTTACTGTCAAGGCGGCGAGCTCGGCCTCGTCTGCATCATTCACCTCGCAAACTGTAGCTGCGACCGCTGGAGCAACTGTTCTACCAGCGCTGTTGGCTGGTTCGTTCTAA